The DNA region TCGGGGTCGTCCAGAACCCCGTACAGACGGCTCAGCCCCCCGCTCCGGTCGGAGATCAGGGGAAAGCTCAGGTCGCACAGGCCCCGGAACTCCGTCTGGCGCTGCCGCGTGTCGCTGCTGACGCCCACGACGCAGGCGCCCGCCGCCTGAAACTCGGGGAAGAGGGCCTGGAAGCGCCGCGCCTGCATCTGACAGTGGCTGGCCGCCGCCCGGGGAAAGAAGAACAGGATTACCCAGCGGCCCCGCCATCCGGAGAGACCCACGCTGCACCCGTCGTTGTCCGGGGCCGTGAAGTCGGGAGCCGGGTCGCCGATCTGGAGCGGTCTCACACCTGGGATCGTCATAGCGTGCGCCTATTGTGCCCCGCGCGGCCCTCTCGGCGAGCCCGAAAAGTTCACGGGGCCGGCGCGGTGGGGGTCAGGCGTGCTGCGGCCCGTAGTCCTTCTCCACGTTCACGCGCGGCGGGCCCGGTAGTTCGACACCCTCCTCACCGCCGTCCACGAGATCGGTGAGCCGCCCGTGCAGGCCCACCATCAGGGTCCCCCCCTCCCCGGAGACCCCTATCGCGGCCGGGTCCAGGACGACCACCCAGCCGCCGCCCCGCCACTCCACCCGCGCCGTCACCGTGTCGCCGAGGGCCAGGGCCGCGACCTCCAAGTCGTCGAGGCGGACGCGGACGCGGCCCGAGACGAAGCGCACCTTCACGGGCCGACCTGCCAGGGAAGCAAGCTCATGGGCCCATGGTAGCGGCGTGGGATGCTGGGGCATGGCGAAGATGAGCGTTCTGGTCCTGGGCGGCACGCGGTTCGTGGGTCGGCACATCGTGGAGGCCCTCCTGGCGGGCGGGCACCGGGTCAGTGTCCTCACGCGCGGGCGCACCCCCGACGACCTGCCCGGCCAGGTCGAGCGGCTGCGCGGCGACCGCGACGAGGGAGAGGCGGGCCTCAAAGCCCTGGCGGGGCGGACCTGGGACGCCTGCGTGGATGTGAGCGGCTACACGCCTCGGCAAGTGCGCGCGAGCGCGGAGATGCTGCGAGACGCGGTGGGGCGGTACGTTTTCGTGAGCACCGGGAGCGTCTACGCCGAGCAGGACCGCCACCCCGTCCGGGAGGACGACCCCCTCCTCCCCCAGGCCGACGAGGACGTGACCGAGGTGACGGGCGAGACGTACGGGCCCCTCAAGGTCACCTGCGAGCGAATCGTGCGGGAGGTGTTCGGGGCGCGGGCGACCATCCTCCGCCCGCAGATCGTGGCCGGTCCCTTCGACCCGACCGGGCGCTACACGTACTGGGTGGACCGGGTGGCGGCGGGCGGGGAGTTCCTGGCCCCCGGGGACGGGTCGGACTTCGTGCAGGTCATCGACGCCCGCGACCTCGCCCGCTTCACGGTCGGGGTGTTGGAGGGGGACGTTCCGGGCGTCTTCAACCTTTCCGGACCCCGCCTGACCTGGCACGAGTTTCTGGACGTGGTGCGGGGGGCGACGGGCTCGGACGGCACGCCCGTCTGGGTGGACCCGGCGACGCTGGAGGCGCACGGCGTCGGCTGGCGGGAACTCACCCTGTACATCCCGGTGAACGGCGAGCAGGGTGGGCTGATGGACATGGCGAACGAGCGGGCGCTGGCGGCGGGGCTCACCCTCACCGACCCGCTGGTGACGGCGCGGGACACCCGGGCCTGGAGCGAGGACACCCCGCAAAAGGCCCCCCTGTCCCGCGAGCGCGAGGCCGAGGTGCTGCGGGCGGTGCGGGAGGGTTGAGCCTTCCCTGACAGCCTGGTGAAGCTGGCCTTGAGGGGCGCTGCACACGATCTTCGAATGGCGCGCGAGGAACGTTGAAAATCGCGGCCTAACCTCCGGGCATCAGGGAAGCCAAAGGGGCCTACCTGAACGACCGGAGGAAAGACCATGAACAAGCTTGCCAAGACCGCCCTGATCCCCGCTGCCCTCGTCCTGACCCTGAACGGCACCCTGAACACGGCCCACGCCCAGACCACCACGGCCACCACGCAGGCCCGCCCCAACGTCCTCTTCCTCGCCGACACCGGCCGCCCGGGTGCGGTGGACGTGTACGTGGACGGCACGCGGGTCGAGGCGGGCGTGCAGGCGACCGACCGGCCCAGCCTCCTCTTCCTGACTCCCGGCGCCCACGACATCACGGTGAAGACCAGCCTGAATGGTCAGGTGCTGGCGACGGCCACCCTGAACGTGCTGCCGAACAGCCTCAACGCGGTGAGCCTGCAAAACGACTACGACGCGAACGGAATGGACTACACCCTCGCCCTCGTCAGCGGCAGCACCGCCGTGCGCAACCTGGTGAACGCCGATTGACTGTCCCCATCCCCTCGACTCGGCCCCCGTGAGCCTGGGGGCGGAGCGTTTCATGAAAGGGAGAGGCTAGGCCGCCTTTAGCGGACCCGTGCGAAGTACGGGCCGAACGGCCCTAGCCTGGCGACCAGAGGCCACAGGCCTACTCTTCC from Deinococcus aetherius includes:
- a CDS encoding DUF4397 domain-containing protein, with the translated sequence MNKLAKTALIPAALVLTLNGTLNTAHAQTTTATTQARPNVLFLADTGRPGAVDVYVDGTRVEAGVQATDRPSLLFLTPGAHDITVKTSLNGQVLATATLNVLPNSLNAVSLQNDYDANGMDYTLALVSGSTAVRNLVNAD
- a CDS encoding peroxiredoxin, coding for MTIPGVRPLQIGDPAPDFTAPDNDGCSVGLSGWRGRWVILFFFPRAAASHCQMQARRFQALFPEFQAAGACVVGVSSDTRQRQTEFRGLCDLSFPLISDRSGGLSRLYGVLDDPEPGEDVALARRETFLISSIGRIAHRWREVTPNVHAAEVLRKLRELQATSA
- a CDS encoding SDR family oxidoreductase, with protein sequence MAKMSVLVLGGTRFVGRHIVEALLAGGHRVSVLTRGRTPDDLPGQVERLRGDRDEGEAGLKALAGRTWDACVDVSGYTPRQVRASAEMLRDAVGRYVFVSTGSVYAEQDRHPVREDDPLLPQADEDVTEVTGETYGPLKVTCERIVREVFGARATILRPQIVAGPFDPTGRYTYWVDRVAAGGEFLAPGDGSDFVQVIDARDLARFTVGVLEGDVPGVFNLSGPRLTWHEFLDVVRGATGSDGTPVWVDPATLEAHGVGWRELTLYIPVNGEQGGLMDMANERALAAGLTLTDPLVTARDTRAWSEDTPQKAPLSREREAEVLRAVREG